A portion of the Daphnia magna isolate NIES linkage group LG4, ASM2063170v1.1, whole genome shotgun sequence genome contains these proteins:
- the LOC116926563 gene encoding uncharacterized protein LOC116926563, producing the protein MCFMFRNIMSLSNYVSGLSVEAKKKYIDKLDILQCDCPYSLSKDLWKQGLQCCTIIPKIDHGDIFAYLVFSRSNLDVEKTKRAYKGLKAESKQAVNDGWLKQFMAMCLSSGVVLVQAKVTPSQTISDTPHSPWAAIGVDGCVIYAHCTCAVG; encoded by the exons atgtgtttcatGTTTAGAAATATTATGTCACTATCGAATTATGTTAGTGGGCTTTCAGtagaagccaaaaaaaaatacattgatAAATTGGATATTCTTCAGTGTGATTGCCCTTACAGTTTATCTAAAGATTTGTGGAAACAAGGACTTCAGTGTTGCACAATTATTCCCAAAATAGATCATGGGGATATATTTGCCTACTTAGTTTTCTCCAGAAGTAATTTAGATGTTGAGAAAACAAAGAGAGCCTACAAAGGTCTTAAAGCTGAGTCAAAACAAGCAGTGAACGATGGGTGGCTGAAACAATTTATGGCAATGTGTTTGTCATCAGGAGTGGTTTTAGTTCAAGCTAAG GTAACTCCATCTCAAACTATCAGCGATACTCCTCACTCACCATGGGCTGCAATTGGTGTTGATGGTTGTGTAATATACGCTCATTGTACCTGTGCTGTAGGGTAA
- the LOC116935589 gene encoding uncharacterized protein LOC116935589 — MASSSESDGGAVDPKVTLALRTKAKRAHTRRANKLSSLIEQSAPNEEVAVALAVLEEAYIEATTLNGKYKQTENLSEEQQLAATQWESEVSELFNGCRNAAQGYLRKEKRDKPTDSDDGPVNAKKRRIELEHQRQQVAIEEQRKLEDVRQRSKREQEDLTLQIEFHRQLEGLTSTFAPGLSSTMLNVAPEEEKIPTGCWPKITIKPFNGDPRTWPEFSLSFKAVVHDSRMPDLMKMIALRDNLDPEVRRRVSNLFSTSAVYNETWETLNNRFGNVQVIIHAHIQELLALQPFKSGDLRALINMAALVKDAVTSVDQQGATSYSNIVSQLVRVLPNELQREWGRFAYPLRPKIPGLADFDRWIEGIVGAEEFMGGSTSSKIPHPPSNRQVKFGPTVMATVLKSPPAKSNACGVCKSDPGHPLAFCQVFIDLSPTQRAEAVAKTDNCFRCLGRNHYSASCKKSTKCTVTDCDQWHHPLLHGSGRVFPRRQESAKE, encoded by the exons atggcatcaTCCAGTGAAAGCGACGGAGGTGCCGTCGATCCTAAAGTAACTTTGGCACTTCGCACGAAGGCGAAACGTGCTCACACTCGGAGAGCAAATAAATTGAGCTCGTTGATTGAACAATCGGCCCCAAATGAAGAAGTAGCAGTAGCCCTGGCTGTGCTAGAAGAAGCATATATTGAAGCGACTACATTGAATGGCAAATACAAGCAAACTGAGAATCTTAGCGAGGAGCAACAATTAGCAGCCACTCAATGGGAGTCAGAAGTGTCGGAGCTGTTTAACGGATGCAGAAATGCAGCACAAGGATATCTACGAAAGGAGAAGAGGGACAAGCCGACAGACAGTGACGATGGGCCGGTAAATgccaagaaaagaagaatcgAGTTGGAGCATCAACGCCAACAAGTAGCCATTGAAGAGCAGCGTAAATTGGAAGACGTGCGCCAACGGAGCAAGCGAGAACAAGAAGACCTTACCTTGCAGATCGAGTTCCACCGCCAGTTGGAAGGCCTTACATCTACATTTGCACCGGGTTTGTCATCGACGATGCTGAATGTTGCGCCGGAGGAAGAGAAGATACCCACAGGTTGTTGGCCCAAGATAACCATCAAGCCGTTCAACGGGGACCCACGGACATGGCCAGAATTCTCACTATCATTTAAAGCTGTAGTTCATGACAGTCGCATGCCTGACTTAATGAAAATGATAGCACTGCGCGACAATCTGGATCCTGAGGTTAGAAGAAGAGTATCAAATCTTTTTAGTACTTCGGCCGTATACAACGAAACTTGGGAAACACTCAACAATCGATTTGGGAACGTTCAAGTGATTATTCATGCGCACATCCAGGAATTGCTAGCGCTCCAGCCATTTAAGTCAGGAGACTTGAGAGCCCTTATCAACATGGCCGCGTTGGTAAAAGACGCAGTAACGAGTGTTGATCAGCAGGGCGCAACGTCCTACTCGAACATCGTGAGCCAATTGGTACGAGTCCTCCCGAATGAGCTGCAGAGAGAATGGGGCAGATTTGCCTATCCACTTAGACCCAAGATCCCTGGATTGGCAGATTTCGACCGATGGATCGAAGGAATCGTCGGAGCGGAAGAATTTATGGGCGGTTCAACTAGTTCGAAAATACCCCATCCTCCTAGTAACCGCCAAGTAAAATTCGGGCCAACGGTCATGGCGACGGTCCTAAAATCACCGCCGGCTAAAAGTAATGCATGCGGAGTGTGCAAATCAGATCCAGGACATCCGCTAGCATTCTGCCAGGTGTTTATTGACCTATCACCTACACAACGAGCTGAAGCGGTGGCGAAAACGGATAATTGCTTCAGGTGCCTTGGAAGAAATCATTATTCAGCCAGCTGCAAGAAATCAACAAAGTGCACTGTAACCGACTGCGATCAATGGCATCACCCGCTATTGCATGGATCCGGGAGAGTGTTTCCTCGTCGGCAAG AATCCGCCAAGGAGTAA
- the LOC123471343 gene encoding uncharacterized protein LOC123471343 produces MAVSSCLRQSFGYDRKRLRFLYSSTVEPIFTYGCSVWASVLRTKAGSKKIRSFQRLICRMITRSFKTAPTESLIILSNMLPLDLRILEIATSRLVSQPAGEFVKSSSKLILKRLPHELMHKKSERVSTFLSTQHPPWRICLYSSSLSYASVDLFPCALNTLRCYIRVFLNSGAAGLCVVFTNSAAVIRILNLSLPPSISFRSGLSVALAEAIETIKELRPKYTSSEIILVE; encoded by the coding sequence ATGGCTGTAAGCAGTTGCCTCCGGCAATCTTTTGGTTACGATAGGAAACGCTTACGATTTCTCTACTCCTCCACTGTTGAGCCCATATTCACATACGGTTGCTCTGTCTGGGCTTCTGTTTTACGCACAAAGGCCGGTTCAAAGAAGATCCGATCGTTTCAGCGATTGATCTGCCGGATGATTACGCGCTCGTTCAAAACGGCCCCTACCGAATCGCTCATTATCTTATCCAATATGCTTCCACTTGATCTCCGCATACTGGAAATAGCCACTTCTCGTCTGGTCTCTCAACCGGCTGGTGAGTTTGTCAAATCATCTAGCAAACTAATCCTTAAGCGTCTCCCCCATGAACTTATGCACAAAAAGAGTGAACGAGTCAGTACATTTCTTTCTACTCAACACCCACCGTGGAGAATTTGTCTCTACTCCTCTAGCCTCTCTTACGCGTCTGTCGATCTTTTTCCATGCGCGCTAAACACCCTTCGCTGCTATATTCGTGTGTTTCTGAACTCTGGCGCTGCTGGACTTTGCGTAGTCTTCACAAACTCCGCGGCTGTAATCAGGATACTTAATCTGTCGCTACCCCCCTCAATCTCTTTCCGCAGTGGACTGAGCGTCGCTCTTGCTGAGGCCATTGAGACTATAAAGGAGCTGAGGCCTAAGTATACCAGCAGTGAAATTATCTTAGTTGAG
- the LOC123471317 gene encoding uncharacterized protein LOC123471317: MLSPAATLSLTEVSNLDLLAKLGNSCHVFTAANPNSPGLALASFWAKYPSPFTTRYAPVSPKAIQKELSKYVWNMWNKEWVSLSTNLSVKAFFPDVYSANRLLKVKTSAISTQLLTGHCPLNAHQHRPLEAYLICSVPVARNGVRERAFPLATYPATGDYGLTACVRALLDRLALSSETPSARFS, translated from the exons ATGCTCAGTCCGGCCGCTACACTTTCTCTGACGGAGGTGAGCAACCTAGATCTTCTGGCAAAACTCGGCAACTCTTGTCATGTCTTCACTGCTGCCAATCCAAACTCACCTGGTCTCGCCCTAGCTAGCTTCTGGGCCAAATATCCCTCTCCGTTTACAACTCGATACGCCCCGGTCTCCCCGAAGGCTATTCAGAAAGAGCTCTCGAAATATGTATGGAATATGTGGAATAAGGAGTGGGTGTCATTGTCAACCAACTTGAGCGTAAAAGCCTTCTTCCCTGATGTGTACTCCGCCAACAGGCTCCTCAAAGTAAAAACTAGTGCAATCTCTACCCAGCTACTCACAGGCCACTGCCCCCTAAATGCTCACCAACATCG GCCTCTTGAAGCATATCTTATTTGCTCTGTTCCGGTGGCTAGGAATGGGGTCCGGGAGCGCGCGTTCCCGTTGGCCACCTATCCAGCCACTGGAGACTATGGTCTCACTGCCTGTGTGAGGGCTCTCTTGGACAGACTAGCGCTTTCCTCGGAGACGCCCTCTGCTCGCTTCTCGTGA
- the LOC123471316 gene encoding uncharacterized protein LOC123471316: MHKTLVPAFIRWPKQENVRKTMPLCFRDRFYRCICVIDCFEIFLDRPTKIKERASTFSTYKSHNTVKFLIAITPQGYISYVSKAYGGRISDKFIVEDCEFLDKLILRDIVLADRGFTVHEAVSLQNAELKIPSFLGKRNQLTNLEVEMSRDLARVRIHVERIIGAIKQRYSILHCTLNHQCTDLSGTDEERISIIDQMVNVACALYNACPSVVPII, translated from the coding sequence ATGCACAAAACATTGGTACCTGCCTTTATACGCTGGcccaaacaagaaaatgttAGGAAGACTATGCCTCTATGTTTCCGTGACCGCTTTTACCGTTGCATTTGCGTAATTGATTGTTTTGAGATATTTCTTGATAGACCCACTAAAATTAAAGAACGAGCGTCAACGTTTTCTACTTACAAATCACACAACACCGTAAAATTTCTTATCGCTATTACACCTCAAGGATACATATCTTATGTGTCAAAAGCGTATGGTGGAAGAATAAGCGATAAGTTCATTGTAGAAGACTGTGAATTCCTTGACAAACTTATTTTGAGAGATATAGTTCTAGCTGATCGCGGCTTTACAGTTCATGAAGCTGTTTCGCTACAAAATGCAGAACTTAAAATACCATCATTCCTTGGCAAGAGGAATCAGTTAACCAACTTAGAAGTTGAAATGTCAAGAGATTTGGCTCGTGTGCGTATTCATGTTGAAAGGATAATTGGTGCCATCAAACAAAGGTACTCCATTCTTCATTGTACTTTGAACCATCAATGCACTGATCTAAGTGGAACTGATGAAGAACGTATTTCTATTATTGATCAAATGGTAAATGTAGCTTGTGCTCTTTACAATGCTTGTCCCTCTGTAGTCCCTATTATTTAA
- the LOC123471342 gene encoding uncharacterized protein LOC123471342 — protein sequence MENIIVESDSETKKECWNGKKTATQIAIDCEATEVFLGLLKKNWETLNDSKTSKRQIWHEICSNLEEAGFCIRGVDKIQTCKNKWENLRKDYRNYISKFQQTGSGANDTQKKPKFFDSIEAVIGSSNHSFRPPYVSDSLYHNPHKFKVGEDREGEIKKTANDSNNSSLCGVGLCVLLKKILKGDEARINREK from the exons ATGGAAAATATAATTGTAGAAAGTGatagtgaaacaaaaaaagaatgttggAATGGTAAAAAAACTGCCACACAAATTGCAATCGATTGTGAGGCTACAGAAGTGTTTTTGG gattgttgaaaaaaaattgggaaacaTTGAATGATTCCAAGACAAGTAAAAGGCAaatttggcatgaaatttgcaGTAACTTGGAAGAAGCAGGATTTTGTATTCGTGGAGTTGACAAAATCCAGACATGTAAAAACAAGTGGGAAAACCTACGCAAGGATTATAGAAATTATATATCCAAATTTCAGCAAACAGGAAGCGGTGCAAATGATACCCAAAAGAAGCCCAAGTTCTTTGATTCCATCGAAGCAGTAATAG GCTCCAGCAATCATTCCTTTCGACCTCCTTATGTGAGTGATTCACTATACCACAATCCTCACAAGTTCAAAGTTGGTGAAGATCGGG AAGGTGAAATTAAAAAGACGGCTAATGATTCAAATAATTCGTCACTTTGTGGAGTTGGCCTGTGCGTTTTACTAAAAAAGATACTTAAAGGGGACGAAGCCCGAATAAATCGAGAAAAATAA
- the LOC123471210 gene encoding uncharacterized protein LOC123471210 encodes MICSVLTPMDLYRYLVEIGFIDTSVSSYCLQCSGQLTLIPSTTVIDGCQLKCNNRIGVNGSTNKTKLCSKKFTIRRYSWFHKSHLTIHQILTLTYYWWSEISQKYVENDLDLAHGTPIDWYNFCREVSEDVVINNSEKIGGFGITVEIDESKFGKRKYNRGKRVEGVWVFGGVERISGKCFLVAVSDRSATTLLDVIKEWILPGSIIISDCWKAYDKIEEHNNYIHLKVNHSLHFKDPENGAHTNQIEGKSIYI; translated from the exons ATGATTTGTTCTGTGCTTACTCCAATGGATTTGTACAGATACTTAGTGGAAATTGGATTTATTGATACCAGTGTGTCATCGTATTGTCTTCAGTGTTCTGGGCAACTAACATTG ATTCCTTCTACTACTGTCATTGATGGTTGCCAACTGAAATGTAATAATAGAATTGGAGTTAATGGTAGTactaacaaaacaaagttgtgttctaaaaaatttactattaGAAGATATTCTTGGTTTCACAAATCTCATCTAACGATTCATCAGATCTTAACACTAACGTATTATTGGTGGAGTGAAATTTCTCAGAAGTATGTGGAAAATGATCTGGATTTAG ctcATGGAACTCCCATTGATTGGTACAATTTTTGCCGTGAAGTTTCGGAAGATGTAGTAATTAACAATTCTGAAAAGATTGGTGGCTTTGGTATTACGGTAGAAATAGACGAatcgaaatttggcaaaa GAAAATATAATCGAGGCAAAAGGGTAGAGGGAGTATGGGTTTTTGGTGGAGTAGAAAGAATAtctggaaaatgttttcttgtagCAGTGAGTGATAGATCGGCAACTACATTATTGGATGTAATCAAAGAATGGATTCTACCTGGTTCTATCATTATATCTGATTGCTGGAAAGCATATGACAAAATAGA GGAACACAATAACTACATTCATCTGAAAGTTAATCATAGCTTGCATTTTAAAGATCCAGAAAATGGAGCACATACCAACCAAATAGAGGGTAAATCAATTTATATTTAG